From Myxococcota bacterium:
GCGACCTTCGACGCCGCGCTGCGCCAGGAGTTCCCCGAGGCCAAGCTCGAGCCCAGGGTGCGCCAGCGCCTGTACGACACCTACTCGCCCACCAGGTACGGCCTGGCCGATCAGGGGTATCTGGCCGGCGTGCACCCGCTCGAGCTGTGGCTCGTGAACTATCTCGAGCGCCAGCCCGACGCCACCCTGCGCGCGGTGTTCGACGCCAGCGCCGAGCAGCGCATCGCGGTCTACAACTGGCTGTTCAGCCGCCACCGCCGCGCGGCCCAGGACCGCCGCATCCGCAGCCTGCTCGAGATCGAGGCCTTCCTCGAGGTGCACCGCAACTGGCAGCTCCACGGCTATCCGTTCGAGTCACTCGTGCCTTCGCTGGCGACCGCCATCGGCAGCGCGGCGGACCGGCCGTCGGCGCTGGCGGAGCTCGCGGGCATCATCGCCAGCGACGGCGTGCGCAACCCGACCAACCGCATGTCGGAGCTGCGCTTCGCGGCCGACACACCCTACGAGACCGTGCTGCGCCCGCTCGACGCGCAGGGGCCGCGCGTGATGCCGGTCGAGGTGGCACGCGCGCTGCGCACGGCCATGGTGAGCGTGGTCGAGAGCGGCACGGCGGTGCGCGCGCGCGGGGCGTTGGTCGCGCCCGACGGACGGCGCGCCGTGGTCGGCGGCAAGACCGGCACGGGCGACCACCGCTTCAAGACCTTCGGCCCCGGCGGGAAGCTGCTCGAGTCACGCGTGGTGAACCGCACCGCGACCTTCGTGTTCCTGATCGACGACCGCTTCTACGGCGTGATCACCGCCTACGTGCACGGACCCGACGCCGCCGCGTTCGCGTTCACGAGCTCGCTGCCGGCGCAGCTCTTCAAGATGATCGCGCCCACGATCTCGCCTCTCCTCGCCGAGCCGCCGCACGACGTCGCGCGCCAGCCTACGTCTGATGGTCGCGTGGGCACCCTACCCACGCTCCGCCCGAACGGCTGAGCGAGCCGCGTCCGCTATCCTGCGCCCTCGATGGGCCCAGCGCCTGCCATCTCCGTCGAGGGCCTTTCGAAGACCTACGTGGTGCCGGTGCGGCCGCCGGGGCTGGGCGCCGCGCTGCGCAGCCTGTTCCGGCGTGAGTCGCGGCGAGTCACTGCGGTCGACGCGATCGGCTTCTCGGTCGAGCCGGGCGAGGTCGTGGGCTTCCTGGGTCCCAACGGCGCGGGCAAGACCACGACGCTGAAGATGCTCTCGGGTCTCCTGCACCCGAGCGGGGGCAGCGCGCGCGTGCTGGGCTTCCTGCCCTGGGAGCGGCAGCACGCCTTCCTGCGCCAGATGACGCTGGTCATGGGCCAGCGCAATCAGCTGATCTGGGACATCCCGGTCGCCGACTCGTTCGAGCGCAACCGCGCGATCTACGCCATCGACCCCGCGCGCTACCGCAAGACCGTGGACGAGCTGGTCGAGCTGCTCGAGCTCGCGCCGCTGCTCGAGCGCCCGGTGCGCAACCTGTCACTCGGCGAGCGCATGAAGTGCGAGCTGGCCGTGGCGCTCCTGCACGAGCCCCAGGTGCTGTTCCTCGACGAGCCTACGATCGGCCTCGACGTGACCATGCAGCGCCGCATCCGCGAGTTCGTCGCGGGCTACAACCAGCGCACGGGCGCGACCGTGCTGCTCACGAGTCACTACATGGCCGACGTCGAGGCGCTGTGCAAACGCGTGATCGTGATCCATCACGGGCGCATCCTGTTCGACGGCCAGCTCGCCGACTTGGTCGCGAGCTTCGCCTCGCACAAGACGGTCACGATCGAGCTCGATGGCCCGCCGCCCGACCTGTCGGGCTACGGCGAGGTGGTGTCTCGCGAGGGCGAGCGCGTGACCTTGCGCGTCGAGAAGGCCGGGACCGCGAAGCTGACGGCGCGGCTGCTCGCCGACCTGCCCGTGATCGACCTCGCGGTCGAGGACCCGCCGATCGAAGAGGTGATCGAGCGCGTGTTCGCGGTGGGGCCCGAGTGAGCTACTTCCGCGACCTGTACGCCACGTTCGTGCGCGTGTCGCTCTCGATCGAGGTGCAGTACCGCGCGGCGAACGTGATCTGGCTCATGGGCATGATCATGGAGCCGGTGATCTATCTCGCCGTCTGGTCCTCGGTGGCCGCGGCGCAGGGCGGGAGCGTGGGCGGCTTCTCGCCCGCCGACTTCGCCGCCTACTATCTCGTGTACGCCTGGGTGAACCAGTTCACGTCGGACTGGCACATGTGGGAGTTCGACGCGCGCATCCAGCACGGACAGCTCGCGTTCCAGCTGCTGCGCCCGGTGCACCCGATCCACGGCGACGTGGCCGAGAACCTGGCGCACAAAGTGTCTCAGCAGGCCACCATGCTGCCCGCGCTGATCGTGCTGGGCTTCGTGTTTCACGCGCGCATCGCGTGGACGCCCTGGGCGTTCGCGGCCTTCGTGCCCGCGCTCGTGCTGGCGTTCGGTGTGCGCTTCCTGTGGGAGTGGTCGCTCGCGCTCACCGCCTTCTGGACCACGCGCATCAGCGCCGTGAACCGGGCCTACTTCGTGCTGCTGATGTTCCTGTCGGGACGCGTCGCGCCGGTGGGCCTGTTGCCGAACGCGCTGCAGACGCTGGGCGCTGCGCTGCCGTTCCGCTGGATGGTCGCGTTCCCGGTCGAGCTCTTGCTCGGGCGGCTCACTCCGCGCGACGTCGCGGTCGGCCTGGTCGCGCAGCTGGGCTGGATCGCCGGCGGCGGGCTCGTGCTGCGGCTGTTGTGGCCGCGCGCGGTGCGGCGCTTCGCGTCGGTCGGAGGCTAGCGCGTGCGCGGCTGGCTCGACGTGTTCTGGACCTTCACCAAGATCGGCTTCCAGAACGAGTCCGCCTATCGCGCGAACTTCTGGGTGGAGATCGTCGAGTCACTGGTCAACGTGGGCTCGGCGCTGGGCTCGGTGCAGGTGGTGTTCGCCCGTACCGACACGCTGGTGGGCTGGACGCCCGCCGAGCTGGTCACGCTGCTCGGGGTGTATTTCACGGTCTACGGCCTGATCCACGTGGTGATCTCGCCGAGCCTCACCCGCTTCATGGACGACGTACGCCAGGGCAACCTCGACTTCACGCTCACCAAGCCCGCGGACGCACAGCTTTTGGTCTCGGCGAGCGAGGTCCGGGTCTGGAAGCTGGTCGACCTGTTGCTCGGGCTCGCGATCCTTTGCTGGGGGCTGTTCGGCATCGGCGCCCGCGTGTCGCTGCTCGCCGCCGCCGGCTTCGCGCTGGCGCTGGTCGCGGGTGCCACCACCGTCTACGCCTTCTGGATGCTGCTCGCGACCTGCGCCTTCTGGTTCATCCGGCTCGAGAACATCCTGATGCTGTTCTGGAACATGTACCAAGCCGGCCGCTGGCCCGTCGGCATCTACCCGCGCTGGCTGCGCATCGGACTCACCGCGCTCGTGCCCGTCGCCTTCGCGGTCACCGTGCCCGCCGAGGCGCTGGCGGGCCGACTCACCGTGTCGAACCTCGCGCTCGCCTGCGCCGTGTCACTGACTCTCGTGGTCGTTTCGCGTTGGTTCTGGCTGCGAGGGCTGAAGCGCTACTCCGGCGCTTCCGCCTAGCGCAGCTCACCGGCAACCAGGCCCCGCTTTCTTCTTCAGCCGCAAGCGCCCTTGCCCGGGGTAAGATGCCCGCGTCGCGCTCGCCGGAGGGAGCCATGCATCGCGCGCTGCGGGAGCTTTGTGTCTTCGCAGCGGTCTGCGCGCTTTCTGCCGGCGTCGCCCGAGCGGCGAGCATCGACCTCGTGGGGGCTGCGGGTGCGGACGGCGCGGCAGGCGCGCCGGGCGACCCCGGACAATCGATCGCCGCCACGCTGGGTGACCCTGATCCCCTGAACAGCCTCACGCTCGTGGGCGGAGCCGGGGGTGGAGGCGGCGATGCCGCGACCGGCAGCCCGGACGCGGGCGGAAGCGGCGGCGCCGGCGGGTCGGCGACGGGAACGGTGACGAACGACTCGACGTCGGGCGCCGAGTCCGATGCCTTCATCACGGGTGGCGCGGGTGGTGCCGGTGGAGTGCCCGGCGGCGTCGGCGGGGTCGGCGGCGCCGCGAGCGCGGCCGCGCAGGCGATCTCGGATGGCCCGGTGCAGGTCACGAGCCAGGCGATCGGAGGCGCGGGCGGAGCGGGCGCAGTGGGTGGCGATGGCGGGGCCGCCAGCGCGAGTGCTGTGGGACGTTCGTACCTGGGCGAGGCGTCGCTGTCGGTGGTGCAGGTCGGCGGCGAAGGGGGCAACGGCTCGGTCCAGGCGGGCGCGGGGCACGACTCGCGCCTGGCCAATGCGGCGGTCGGTGCCGCGCCCGGCGTGCTCAGTCTCTCGCAGCAGGCGCTCGGCGGAGATGCCGGAGTCGGGCCGGGCGCGCGCGGCGGACAGGCCTCTTCCGTACTTGCGCGCAGCGCAGACACGGGTGACGTGGTGCTCGTGTCCGTCGCGCGGGGCGGCGACGCGCGCAGCCCCGACGGCTCGGCCGCCGGCCACGCGATCGGCGGTGACGCGCACGTGACTGCCGTGGAGCTCCTTGCCTCGAGCGGCTCGGTCGACATCACCGCGAACGCGCGCGGAGGAAGTGCCTGGGGTCCCAACGCCGAAGGCGGTCACGCGTTCCTCGACCAGGTCTACGGCACGTCGTCGGGGGGCGGCGCGGTCACCGTGCGCGGCTTCGCCACCGAGGGCAGCGGCGTGCGCGGCGGGTCGCTCTTCCTGAACGACACGGTGCAGGGCGACACCACGGGCGCGCTGTCACTCATCCAGGGCGCAACGGGCGGCTCGGGTACCGAGTCTGCCGGGGCCGCGGAGAGCGACCTCAGCCGCGAGGGGAGCTACTCGAGCCTGCACGTCGAGACCATCGCGGCGGGCGGGAACGTGCGCGGCAACGTGCCGATGGGCGCGGACCCGACCGCCGGTGCCACGGGCACGGCGCACGCGTCGGCATTCAACCTGGGCGGCGGGTCCGAAGCGGTCGCCTCCGCCATCGGCGGGGGCAACGCTTTCACCGACTTCGGACACGGCGCGACGACCGCCGCCGCGGGCATGGCGCAGGCCGACGCCTCGGCCGTGAACGGCCCCGCTTCGGCGACCGCGAGCTCTCAGGGCGGATCGGCGGGAGACAGCAAGGCCGGCTCGGTCGAGCTCGGCTCGGGTGGCGCGGCCGACTCAGTCGCAGGTGCAGTCACTTACGGCACGGGTGACGCGACGGCCTCGAGCACCGCTCAGGGCGGGTTGAGCGTGGGGCCCCCCGGCCCGCTCGACCTGCAGGTCGGCGTCGCCACGGCCGAGGCGAACGCCACGGCTCAGGGCACGGGCGCCGCGGTCGCAAGCGCGGTGGCGACCGGTGGCAACTTCATCGACCCGGCCCCGATGACGGCCCCGCGCTTCGGCAGCGCGCACGCCCTCGCGCGCGCGAGCGGCTTCGGTCCGATCACCGCGACCGCCACCAGCTCCGGCGGCACGGTCACCGACTCGACCTCGCTCGCCACTGCGCTGGGCGGGGGAGCGCTGCCCTCGGCCTACCTCAGCCTCGGGGGCGCCAACTCCCAGCCCGTCGGCCAGACACTCACCTCGATCGTCGAGTACGGCGCGGCGCTCTCGCACCAGGAGTCACTCGACCTGACCCGGAACCGCTCCGACACGATCGGTCTGGTGAACGCGCTGCCCGGCGCGTCCGACGCTGCGACCTGGCTGGCCGGCAACCCGCACGTGCTCGGGCGCATGTCCCCTGACTCACACGCGCTCGCGGTCGGCTTCGTGTACGAGCACGCCGACCAGCAGACGTGGAACGGCAGCTACGCGCTCGCGCTCGATCGCGGGTCACTGCCCGCGAATCAGACCTGGGCGGTGGCGTTCCTCGGCGCCTCGTTTCCCGCCAGCAGCCTCGATTCGCTGGTGCTCGAGCTGTCGATCGACGGCCACACGATCCTCGACGAGCACTTCGCCGACGCGGCCGAGGCGCAGGCCGCGCTCAGCGACCGCCTGGTGGTGATCGACCCGGGCGTGCTCGGTCCGGGTCCGATCTCCAACTTCTCGCTCCAGTACTTCGTCGACGGCGGCACCCTCTCCGACCAGGTGCGGAGTGAGTTCGCGCTGGTCACCGTGCACGTGCCGGAGCCGGCGCTGCTGGGGCTGATGGTCTTCGGGGTCGGGCTGCTCGCGGGCCTGCGCCAGCGTCACCGCTGAGTCATCCAGGCTCCACGAGCCTTTCGCCCGCAAGCGCGCTTGCGTCGGGAAGCGGGTGTCACCAATGGCTGTCACGCGGTGACTTACTCGTGGTATCCTTTGGGTGAACCGGAGGGAGTCATGCGGTCGCTGGTTCGGCTCGGGCTGTCGTTGTGTCTGTTCTGCTCCACTGGAACTGCGGCACGCGGCGCGTCGGTCGACGTGACCGGCAGTGCCGGGACGCCGGGCATCGACGGGACCGCGGGAAACCCGGGCGGCGATGGCAGCGCGGGCGGCCCCGGTGGCCCCGCCGTCGCCACGGCCAACAACGCGGCCGACGACACGAACATCGCGACGGCTCACGGCGGCGCGGGCGGAAGCGGCGGCAATGGGGGCGCCGGCGTGCCGGCCGGATCTCCGGCCGGAAACGGCGGAGCCGGAGGCCGAGGCGGCGATGCCACCGCCACGGCCACGACCGACTCGCCCCCGGGCACGGGCCAGGTCACTGCCATCGTGGGCGCTCTGGCAGGCAACGGCGGCCCAGGGGGTCTCACTCCCGGCGGATCCCCGGGTGCCAGCGGAGACGGCGGCAATGCGCTCGCCTCTGGCGAGGCCATCGCTCCCGGCGCGCGGGAAGCGTACGCGTCCGTCGGCGCCGTCGGCGGAGACGGGTCGGGCTCGGCCGGGTCACACGGCGGAGTCGCGTCGCTCGGCACGGTGCGCGCTCAGTCAGATACCGGCAACGCGGTGATTCAAGCGACCGTTCAGGCGGGCAACAGCGGCCTCCAGGGCACCTCGGCGAACGTCGTCGACGCGATCGATGCCCAGACGGCGGGCGACGTGTCTCTCAGCCAGACTGCGCTCGCGGGATCGGCGTCGCAGAACGCGGGCGACGGCTCGAGTGAGCTCACGAAGAGCGTGTCCTCCCACAACCTTTCCATGACCGTTCAAGCCGACGGCGGCACCGTCGTCGACACCTTCCCCGAGTCGGGAGACACTCACGCGGGCAGTGCGCTCGCGAAGGCAGTCGGGACGAACAACACCGGCGGCGTCCAGACCTACGCCTACGCGTACGGCGGCGGGAACTACATCGGCGTGGGCGGAAATGCCGAGGCAGACGCTACCTCCAGCGGCAACGGCGCGTCGGCCTTCGCGCACGCCGAGGGGGGCAAGACCTTCGACAATCACGGAACCGTGAACGGGACCCGACTCACGGGCGACGCGCTGGCTCAAAGCGTCGCGATCGGCAGCGGAACCATCCACGCCACCGCCGAAGCGAT
This genomic window contains:
- a CDS encoding ABC-2 family transporter protein, whose translation is MSYFRDLYATFVRVSLSIEVQYRAANVIWLMGMIMEPVIYLAVWSSVAAAQGGSVGGFSPADFAAYYLVYAWVNQFTSDWHMWEFDARIQHGQLAFQLLRPVHPIHGDVAENLAHKVSQQATMLPALIVLGFVFHARIAWTPWAFAAFVPALVLAFGVRFLWEWSLALTAFWTTRISAVNRAYFVLLMFLSGRVAPVGLLPNALQTLGAALPFRWMVAFPVELLLGRLTPRDVAVGLVAQLGWIAGGGLVLRLLWPRAVRRFASVGG
- a CDS encoding ABC-2 family transporter protein; the protein is MRGWLDVFWTFTKIGFQNESAYRANFWVEIVESLVNVGSALGSVQVVFARTDTLVGWTPAELVTLLGVYFTVYGLIHVVISPSLTRFMDDVRQGNLDFTLTKPADAQLLVSASEVRVWKLVDLLLGLAILCWGLFGIGARVSLLAAAGFALALVAGATTVYAFWMLLATCAFWFIRLENILMLFWNMYQAGRWPVGIYPRWLRIGLTALVPVAFAVTVPAEALAGRLTVSNLALACAVSLTLVVVSRWFWLRGLKRYSGASA
- a CDS encoding ATP-binding cassette domain-containing protein — encoded protein: MGPAPAISVEGLSKTYVVPVRPPGLGAALRSLFRRESRRVTAVDAIGFSVEPGEVVGFLGPNGAGKTTTLKMLSGLLHPSGGSARVLGFLPWERQHAFLRQMTLVMGQRNQLIWDIPVADSFERNRAIYAIDPARYRKTVDELVELLELAPLLERPVRNLSLGERMKCELAVALLHEPQVLFLDEPTIGLDVTMQRRIREFVAGYNQRTGATVLLTSHYMADVEALCKRVIVIHHGRILFDGQLADLVASFASHKTVTIELDGPPPDLSGYGEVVSREGERVTLRVEKAGTAKLTARLLADLPVIDLAVEDPPIEEVIERVFAVGPE
- a CDS encoding PEP-CTERM sorting domain-containing protein; protein product: MRSLVRLGLSLCLFCSTGTAARGASVDVTGSAGTPGIDGTAGNPGGDGSAGGPGGPAVATANNAADDTNIATAHGGAGGSGGNGGAGVPAGSPAGNGGAGGRGGDATATATTDSPPGTGQVTAIVGALAGNGGPGGLTPGGSPGASGDGGNALASGEAIAPGAREAYASVGAVGGDGSGSAGSHGGVASLGTVRAQSDTGNAVIQATVQAGNSGLQGTSANVVDAIDAQTAGDVSLSQTALAGSASQNAGDGSSELTKSVSSHNLSMTVQADGGTVVDTFPESGDTHAGSALAKAVGTNNTGGVQTYAYAYGGGNYIGVGGNAEADATSSGNGASAFAHAEGGKTFDNHGTVNGTRLTGDALAQSVAIGSGTIHATAEAIGDQYNLAAPTSSLVSYAIATSDASAISQATTAGVGTTMLSSARSNANLGSSATADVHTLHGVIYDLHSQSLGEMDTNGMVHAAAWVGQTETVAQAAGHVSEPQTAGVYMAAVDGGTPWLAGNPHAIDSLHTADPNSENEVVAQGLFSGTAGTSDWNLIANATLNEGKFNAPRAFNVKVGFLDSTFSSDLHLLTVQVLVNGTSVASYSFGDSASAEAGLDDLVLAIDPALYENTATSTFEVRMAGQSDSATDGFFSNFVLMATVPEPAPLALFALGITLLALRRRLFA
- a CDS encoding PEP-CTERM sorting domain-containing protein — its product is MGAAGADGAAGAPGDPGQSIAATLGDPDPLNSLTLVGGAGGGGGDAATGSPDAGGSGGAGGSATGTVTNDSTSGAESDAFITGGAGGAGGVPGGVGGVGGAASAAAQAISDGPVQVTSQAIGGAGGAGAVGGDGGAASASAVGRSYLGEASLSVVQVGGEGGNGSVQAGAGHDSRLANAAVGAAPGVLSLSQQALGGDAGVGPGARGGQASSVLARSADTGDVVLVSVARGGDARSPDGSAAGHAIGGDAHVTAVELLASSGSVDITANARGGSAWGPNAEGGHAFLDQVYGTSSGGGAVTVRGFATEGSGVRGGSLFLNDTVQGDTTGALSLIQGATGGSGTESAGAAESDLSREGSYSSLHVETIAAGGNVRGNVPMGADPTAGATGTAHASAFNLGGGSEAVASAIGGGNAFTDFGHGATTAAAGMAQADASAVNGPASATASSQGGSAGDSKAGSVELGSGGAADSVAGAVTYGTGDATASSTAQGGLSVGPPGPLDLQVGVATAEANATAQGTGAAVASAVATGGNFIDPAPMTAPRFGSAHALARASGFGPITATATSSGGTVTDSTSLATALGGGALPSAYLSLGGANSQPVGQTLTSIVEYGAALSHQESLDLTRNRSDTIGLVNALPGASDAATWLAGNPHVLGRMSPDSHALAVGFVYEHADQQTWNGSYALALDRGSLPANQTWAVAFLGASFPASSLDSLVLELSIDGHTILDEHFADAAEAQAALSDRLVVIDPGVLGPGPISNFSLQYFVDGGTLSDQVRSEFALVTVHVPEPALLGLMVFGVGLLAGLRQRHR